A part of Clostridium novyi genomic DNA contains:
- a CDS encoding metal-dependent hydrolase yields the protein MKGKTHAAMGMATFMAVYDKVPGGFSYLGIIIVGIASLLPDIDHPKSMINKYILPFKNKKTKMVIYIALSIIVLYFDYMYTKSPVLKSIGVALIFIAVSSHRNGLTHSLIGLVIFTIIASYIGKCYAIPASAYYFVIGYGMHLFCDMMTKMGIPLFYPFINKKYKMPFTYNVNSKRGNDLEEFLIIVSLVYIIYRLPGIF from the coding sequence ATGAAAGGAAAAACTCATGCAGCTATGGGTATGGCAACTTTTATGGCTGTATATGATAAAGTTCCAGGAGGATTTAGCTATCTAGGTATAATAATTGTTGGAATTGCATCATTATTACCAGATATAGACCATCCTAAAAGTATGATAAATAAATATATACTTCCATTTAAAAATAAGAAAACAAAAATGGTAATATATATAGCACTATCAATAATCGTATTATATTTTGATTATATGTATACAAAATCTCCTGTGTTAAAGTCTATAGGAGTAGCATTGATATTTATAGCAGTATCTTCTCACAGAAATGGACTTACGCATAGTTTAATAGGATTAGTTATTTTTACAATAATAGCAAGTTATATAGGAAAGTGTTATGCAATACCAGCAAGTGCTTATTATTTTGTAATTGGTTATGGGATGCATCTATTTTGTGATATGATGACTAAAATGGGAATTCCATTATTTTATCCATTTATAAATAAAAAGTATAAAATGCCTTTTACATATAATGTTAATTCTAAAAGAGGTAATGATTTAGAAGAGTTCTTGATAATAGTTTCATTAGTATACATAATATATAGATTACCGGGAATTTTTTAA
- a CDS encoding peptidoglycan D,D-transpeptidase FtsI family protein has translation MNDISKNVKLVLAAFLLCFISLISYITYFHVFKADEIVKSRYNSRIQAERNSVLRGTIYDRNMKALTETRKISTLNQKRTYTGGEVFAQVLGYVHPKFGITGLEKQYDSVLTGTETMDLKKFLTSMKEEEKIGYNIRTTLDYKLQQKAYELLGENKGSIVVLEPKTGEVLSMVSKPSYNPNNLQENWKKINSDKNIPLYNRAIQGLYPPGSTFKVVTAISALDNIKNVANRTFQDNGVLVFNAKQSLKNYNGHVYGRLNLGEALVKSSNVVFGGLGIELGNNALRSTAEKMYFNSIIPSDGFTAKKSKFPELKSYEKGNMAQSAIGQGAVLASPMQMALVASTVANNGVIMKPHLVSEVLSPSGDSIKKIKIESLNTVTTAENAGLVKKYMRDTVSQGTAGAAALDSVQVCGKTGTADTGKLNERPHSWFIGFAPYEDPKVAIAVIVENGGVGGKMATEIAGKVIREALREK, from the coding sequence TTGAATGATATTTCTAAAAATGTAAAATTAGTTCTTGCAGCTTTCTTGCTATGTTTTATTTCATTAATATCTTATATAACATATTTTCATGTGTTTAAGGCAGATGAAATTGTAAAAAGTCGTTATAATTCTAGAATACAAGCAGAGAGAAATTCGGTACTAAGAGGTACTATTTATGATAGAAATATGAAAGCCTTAACTGAAACTAGAAAGATAAGTACTCTTAATCAAAAGAGAACTTATACTGGTGGAGAAGTCTTTGCTCAAGTATTAGGATATGTTCATCCTAAGTTTGGAATAACAGGTCTTGAAAAACAGTATGATTCGGTTCTTACAGGAACAGAAACTATGGATTTAAAAAAATTTCTTACTTCCATGAAAGAAGAAGAAAAGATTGGATACAATATTAGAACAACATTAGATTATAAACTTCAACAAAAAGCATATGAATTATTGGGAGAGAATAAAGGATCTATTGTAGTATTAGAACCTAAAACAGGAGAAGTATTATCAATGGTTTCAAAACCTTCATATAATCCTAATAATCTTCAAGAAAATTGGAAAAAAATTAATAGTGATAAAAATATACCTTTATATAATAGAGCTATTCAAGGGTTATATCCTCCAGGTTCAACATTTAAAGTAGTGACAGCAATAAGTGCATTAGACAATATAAAAAATGTAGCAAACAGAACATTTCAAGATAATGGAGTTTTGGTTTTCAATGCTAAACAATCATTGAAAAATTATAATGGTCATGTTTATGGAAGATTGAATTTAGGAGAAGCACTTGTTAAGTCTAGTAATGTAGTTTTTGGTGGACTTGGAATAGAACTAGGAAATAATGCTTTAAGAAGTACAGCAGAAAAGATGTATTTTAATAGTATTATACCTAGTGATGGATTTACAGCGAAGAAAAGTAAATTCCCAGAACTTAAGTCTTATGAAAAAGGTAATATGGCGCAAAGTGCTATAGGTCAAGGAGCTGTTCTTGCATCTCCAATGCAAATGGCATTAGTTGCATCAACAGTAGCTAATAATGGAGTTATTATGAAACCACATTTAGTAAGTGAAGTTTTAAGTCCATCAGGAGATAGTATAAAAAAAATAAAAATAGAAAGTTTAAATACAGTTACAACTGCTGAAAATGCAGGACTTGTAAAAAAATATATGAGAGATACAGTAAGTCAAGGAACAGCTGGAGCTGCTGCCTTAGATTCAGTTCAAGTATGTGGTAAAACAGGAACCGCTGATACAGGTAAACTAAATGAAAGACCACATTCATGGTTTATTGGATTTGCACCTTATGAAGATCCTAAAGTAGCTATTGCAGTAATTGTAGAAAATGGTGGAGTAGGCGGAAAAATGGCTACTGAGATTGCAGGTAAAGTAATAAGAGAAGCACTACGTGAAAAATAA
- a CDS encoding FtsW/RodA/SpoVE family cell cycle protein, with protein sequence MNSRRDEKKLLRFTYIFCLLCFLNLGILHWPKENFDKNAIIIGLIVCVLIAYAHFVIRKFFPDGDKYIQIFASILTIIGIVLLYRLKVDYAIRQIIWFTVGMVCFIMIVVLLPDLKRFAKYKYVYLVFTIILMAMGSLLGGRTHGARNWISIGGIVFQPSEFGKIFLVAYLASALRKYKNYKDLIQPAAVVMICLGFMVLQRDLGSALIFFGMSVTMLYIATSKFKYVATCLGLSALGSVMSYKIFGHVRVRVAIWKNVWADPTGEGMQVVQSMIAIASGGLFGTGLGQGYPGFIPVRESDFIFAVLSEEMGGIMAFGVIILYFLLFYRCMRAAVYIDDKFSALLAVGYSAMIATQVLVIVGGVVNMIPLTGITLPLISYGGSSMVTTFFALGILQKISEEGTAIE encoded by the coding sequence ATGAACAGTAGGCGTGATGAAAAGAAACTTTTAAGATTTACCTATATTTTTTGTTTGTTATGTTTTCTTAATTTAGGTATTTTACATTGGCCTAAAGAAAATTTTGATAAAAATGCAATAATTATTGGATTAATAGTGTGTGTGCTTATAGCTTATGCCCATTTTGTTATTAGAAAGTTTTTCCCAGATGGAGACAAGTATATACAGATTTTTGCAAGTATACTTACTATTATTGGAATAGTTTTGTTATATAGATTAAAAGTTGACTATGCTATAAGACAGATTATATGGTTTACCGTAGGTATGGTATGTTTCATAATGATAGTAGTTTTATTACCAGACTTAAAAAGATTTGCTAAGTATAAATATGTATATTTAGTATTTACCATAATTTTAATGGCCATGGGTTCACTTTTAGGTGGAAGGACTCATGGAGCTAGAAACTGGATATCTATAGGTGGCATTGTTTTTCAACCATCGGAATTTGGAAAAATATTTTTAGTAGCTTACTTGGCATCTGCATTGAGAAAGTATAAAAATTATAAGGATTTAATACAACCAGCTGCAGTAGTTATGATATGTTTAGGATTTATGGTATTACAAAGAGACTTAGGTTCTGCATTAATATTTTTTGGAATGTCAGTTACTATGCTGTACATAGCTACATCTAAATTTAAGTATGTAGCTACATGTTTAGGATTATCTGCTTTAGGATCGGTTATGAGCTATAAAATATTTGGTCATGTAAGAGTTAGAGTAGCTATATGGAAAAATGTATGGGCTGATCCTACAGGTGAAGGAATGCAGGTAGTTCAATCTATGATAGCTATAGCTTCAGGTGGATTGTTTGGAACAGGACTTGGACAGGGATATCCTGGATTTATTCCTGTTAGAGAAAGTGATTTTATTTTTGCAGTTTTAAGTGAAGAAATGGGTGGAATTATGGCCTTTGGCGTTATAATACTATATTTCTTATTATTTTATAGATGTATGAGAGCTGCTGTATATATAGATGATAAATTTTCGGCATTACTTGCTGTTGGATACAGTGCAATGATAGCTACACAAGTGCTAGTTATAGTTGGTGGAGTTGTAAACATGATTCCATTAACAGGAATAACCTTGCCTTTGATAAGTTATGGAGGAAGTTCTATGGTAACTACTTTCTTTGCATTAGGTATACTTCAAAAGATTTCAGAGGAGGGAACAGCAATTGAATGA
- a CDS encoding FHA domain-containing protein: MPLIRIIFKVLIIVVIYIIIVMALRIMYKDIKGGNKRKKVSKHLGLEVMRVGDDSSNLKVGSVIPIHTKLTIGRKEDNMLVLHDQYVSGNHAVAFVKNDNYYIKDLNSTNGTLLNNKKLEKTMGLKVDDEITIGEYVFKVIG; encoded by the coding sequence ATGCCGTTAATAAGAATAATTTTTAAAGTCCTTATTATTGTCGTAATATATATAATAATAGTTATGGCATTACGAATTATGTACAAGGATATAAAAGGCGGAAACAAGAGAAAAAAGGTTTCAAAGCATTTAGGACTTGAGGTAATGAGGGTAGGAGATGACAGTTCAAATTTAAAGGTTGGATCTGTAATACCTATACACACTAAACTTACCATAGGAAGAAAAGAAGATAATATGTTAGTGTTACATGATCAATATGTTTCAGGAAATCATGCAGTGGCTTTTGTAAAAAATGATAACTATTATATAAAAGATTTAAATAGTACAAATGGTACGTTACTCAATAATAAAAAATTAGAAAAGACTATGGGTTTAAAAGTAGATGATGAAATTACAATTGGTGAGTATGTATTTAAAGTTATTGGTTAG
- the uvrA gene encoding excinuclease ABC subunit UvrA: protein MKNKIFIKNAKVHNLKGIDLEIPRDKLVVFTGLSGSGKSSLAFDTLYAEGQRRYVESLSAYARQFLGQMDKPDVEYIEGLSPAISIDQKTTSRNPRSTVGTVTEIYDYLRLLYARIGVPHCPKCGREITQQSVDTMVNKVLELEERSKIQILSPIVNGRKGQHVKVLENIRKNGFVRVRIDGVIYDLQEEDIDLDKNKKHTIEVVVDRLIIKDGVQSRLTDSLETALKLSEGLVIINVMEKEDILFSEKFSCPECGISIDELAPRLFSFNSPFGRCDRCDGIGSLMEIDEELVIPDKSKSILEGGIISLGEGALKEESWTFSILKALSERFKFDLNTPIEELPKEILDYILYGLNGDKIKVSYVKDGELGIYDHKYEGIINNLRRRYLETNSDYIKRHVEQYMSDKPCPKCKGARLRPEALAVTINKKTIFEFVNMSIKDELKFIEDLKLSEKNAIIASQILKEIKSRLKFLIDVGLDYLNLNRKAGTLSGGESQRIRLASQIGSGLVGVLYILDEPSIGLHQRDNDRLIGTLKHLKDLGNTLVVVEHDEDTIKAADFIVDIGPGAGEHGGEVVVAGTLEEVKKCKKSITGQYLTGEKQVFVPKTRRESNGKFIKVIGAKENNLKNINVEFPLGVLTSVTGVSGSGKSTLVNEILYKGLNKKINKSKINPGYHKDITGEENIDKIINIDQSPIGRTPRSNPATYTGVFDIIRELFSNTPEARMRGYKPGRFSFNVKGGRCESCHGDGIIKIEMQFLSDVYVPCEVCKGKRYNRETLEIKYKGKNIDEVLNMTVEDALKFFENIPRVKNKLQTLIDVGLGYIRLGQPSTQLSGGEAQRIKLAYELSKRSTGKTLYILDEPTTGLHIDDVNRLISILQRLVDNGNTVVVIEHNLDVIKSSDYIIDLGPEGGDKGGNVISLGTPEKIAKNNNSYTGYYLKKML, encoded by the coding sequence TTGAAAAACAAAATTTTTATTAAAAATGCAAAAGTTCATAATTTAAAAGGTATAGACTTAGAAATTCCAAGGGATAAATTAGTTGTATTTACTGGACTTTCGGGGTCGGGTAAATCATCTTTAGCTTTTGACACATTGTATGCTGAAGGGCAAAGAAGATATGTAGAGTCATTATCAGCTTATGCAAGACAATTTTTAGGTCAAATGGATAAGCCTGATGTTGAATATATAGAGGGACTTTCACCAGCTATATCAATAGATCAAAAAACTACTAGTAGAAATCCCAGATCTACAGTTGGAACAGTTACAGAAATATATGATTATTTAAGATTATTATATGCAAGAATAGGAGTACCACATTGTCCTAAATGTGGTAGAGAGATAACACAACAAAGTGTTGATACTATGGTAAATAAAGTATTAGAACTAGAAGAAAGAAGTAAGATACAAATTTTATCACCAATAGTAAATGGTAGGAAGGGTCAACATGTTAAAGTTTTAGAGAATATAAGGAAAAATGGATTTGTAAGAGTGAGAATAGATGGTGTAATATACGATCTTCAAGAGGAAGATATTGATTTAGATAAAAATAAAAAACATACAATAGAAGTAGTTGTAGATAGACTTATAATAAAAGATGGAGTCCAAAGTAGACTTACCGATTCTTTAGAAACAGCATTAAAATTATCAGAAGGGTTAGTTATAATAAATGTAATGGAAAAAGAAGATATACTGTTTAGCGAAAAATTCTCTTGTCCTGAATGTGGCATAAGTATAGATGAATTAGCCCCTAGATTATTTTCCTTTAATTCACCTTTTGGTAGGTGTGATAGATGTGATGGTATAGGAAGTTTAATGGAGATAGATGAAGAATTAGTTATACCAGATAAGAGTAAAAGTATACTAGAAGGTGGAATAATATCATTAGGAGAAGGGGCATTAAAAGAAGAATCTTGGACCTTTAGTATACTAAAAGCTCTAAGTGAAAGATTTAAGTTTGATTTAAATACACCTATTGAAGAATTGCCTAAAGAAATACTGGATTATATTTTATATGGATTAAATGGTGATAAGATTAAAGTATCTTATGTAAAAGACGGAGAGCTTGGTATATATGATCATAAGTATGAAGGTATAATAAATAATCTTAGAAGAAGATATTTAGAAACTAATTCAGATTATATAAAAAGACATGTAGAACAATATATGAGTGATAAGCCATGCCCTAAATGTAAGGGTGCAAGATTAAGACCTGAGGCATTAGCAGTAACTATTAATAAAAAAACAATCTTTGAATTTGTTAATATGTCTATTAAGGATGAACTTAAATTTATAGAGGATTTAAAACTATCAGAGAAGAATGCTATAATAGCAAGTCAAATATTAAAAGAAATAAAAAGCAGATTAAAATTTTTAATTGATGTAGGACTTGATTACTTAAATTTAAATAGAAAAGCAGGTACTTTATCAGGAGGAGAGTCTCAAAGAATAAGACTAGCAAGCCAAATAGGTTCAGGACTTGTAGGGGTTTTATATATATTAGATGAACCAAGTATTGGACTTCATCAAAGGGATAATGATAGGCTTATAGGAACTTTAAAACACTTAAAAGATTTAGGAAATACTTTAGTTGTTGTTGAGCATGATGAGGACACTATAAAGGCAGCTGATTTCATAGTAGATATAGGTCCAGGTGCAGGTGAACATGGAGGAGAAGTAGTTGTAGCAGGAACATTAGAAGAAGTTAAAAAATGCAAAAAATCTATTACAGGACAATATTTAACAGGAGAAAAGCAAGTTTTTGTACCTAAAACTAGAAGAGAATCTAATGGAAAATTTATAAAAGTTATTGGAGCTAAGGAAAATAATCTAAAAAACATAAATGTAGAATTTCCCTTAGGTGTATTGACATCTGTTACAGGTGTATCAGGATCGGGGAAAAGTACATTAGTTAATGAAATTCTTTATAAAGGACTTAATAAGAAAATAAATAAGTCTAAAATAAACCCTGGATATCATAAAGATATAACAGGAGAAGAAAATATAGACAAAATTATAAATATAGATCAAAGTCCTATAGGAAGAACTCCAAGATCAAATCCAGCTACATACACAGGAGTTTTTGATATAATAAGAGAACTTTTTTCGAATACTCCAGAAGCAAGAATGAGAGGATATAAACCTGGTAGATTTAGTTTTAATGTAAAAGGTGGAAGATGTGAATCTTGTCATGGAGATGGAATAATAAAAATAGAAATGCAATTTTTATCAGATGTTTATGTTCCATGTGAAGTATGTAAAGGTAAGAGATACAATAGGGAAACCCTTGAGATAAAATACAAAGGCAAAAATATAGATGAAGTACTTAATATGACTGTGGAAGATGCACTTAAATTTTTTGAAAATATACCAAGAGTAAAAAATAAGCTCCAAACACTTATAGATGTTGGACTTGGATACATAAGACTTGGTCAACCATCTACACAGTTATCAGGTGGAGAAGCACAAAGAATAAAGCTTGCATATGAACTATCTAAGAGAAGTACAGGGAAAACTTTATATATATTAGATGAACCAACTACAGGACTTCATATTGATGATGTAAATAGACTTATAAGTATATTACAAAGATTAGTGGATAATGGCAATACTGTAGTTGTTATAGAACACAATTTAGATGTTATTAAAAGTTCAGATTATATAATAGATTTAGGACCTGAGGGTGGAGATAAAGGAGGAAATGTTATATCACTAGGAACCCCTGAAAAAATAGCTAAAAATAATAATTCTTATACAGGATATTATCTAAAAAAGATGTTATAA
- the uvrB gene encoding excinuclease ABC subunit UvrB, with the protein MEKFKIHSVYKPTGDQPKAIKSISKGILKGEKFQTLLGVTGSGKTFTMANIIEKVQKPTLVLAHNKTLAAQLTSEFREFFPKNCVEYFVSYYDYYQPEAYVPQTDTFIEKDASINDEIDKLRHSATSALLERKDVIVVASVSCIYGLGNPEEYKKLTVSLREGMQKDRDEIMRQLVDIQYERNEINFVRGTFRAKGDVLDIFPAAATNVGIRVEFFGDEIDKIREFDVLTGNILNTRKHALIFPASHFATSKEKLEIAIKKIEEELEERVRELTAEDKLLEAQRVKQRTNFDIEMMREVGYCSGIENYSRILDGRRAGTPPKTLIDYFPEDFLLFIDESHVTLPQIKAMYGGDKSRKDNLVQYGFRLPCAYDNRPLKFEEFEGKLNQTIFVSATPSQYEFQHSTNIAEQIIRPTGLLDPEIIVKPIKGQIDDLYANINETISKGFRVLVTTLTKKMSEDLTEYLKDMGVKTEYLHSSIDTIKRMEIIRDLRKGKFDVLVGINLLREGLDIPEVALVAILDADKEGFLRSETSLIQTIGRAARNSESKVIMYADTITKAMDKAISETNRRRKIQMQYNEEHGIVPRTILKDIRDVIQTKVSEDKQEYIVNNKDTMSKEQIEKLINKYEKEMKKAAKELQFEKAAEIRDEIQKLKEEL; encoded by the coding sequence ATGGAAAAGTTTAAAATACATTCAGTATATAAACCTACAGGAGATCAACCTAAAGCTATCAAAAGTATATCTAAGGGTATATTAAAGGGGGAAAAGTTTCAGACACTATTAGGGGTAACAGGTTCAGGCAAAACATTTACTATGGCAAATATTATAGAGAAAGTACAAAAACCTACCTTAGTATTAGCTCATAATAAAACATTGGCAGCTCAATTAACTTCAGAATTCAGAGAATTTTTCCCCAAAAATTGTGTGGAGTATTTTGTATCTTATTATGATTATTATCAACCGGAAGCATATGTACCACAAACAGATACGTTTATAGAAAAAGATGCATCTATAAATGATGAAATTGATAAACTTAGACATTCAGCTACATCTGCTCTTTTAGAAAGAAAAGATGTTATTGTTGTAGCTTCTGTTTCTTGTATATATGGACTTGGTAATCCGGAAGAATATAAGAAGTTAACAGTTTCATTAAGAGAAGGAATGCAAAAAGATAGAGATGAAATAATGAGGCAACTAGTAGATATACAGTATGAAAGAAATGAAATTAATTTTGTTCGTGGAACCTTTAGAGCTAAAGGAGATGTTCTTGATATATTTCCAGCAGCAGCTACTAATGTAGGTATTAGAGTTGAATTTTTTGGTGATGAAATAGATAAAATAAGAGAGTTTGATGTTTTAACAGGGAACATTTTAAATACGAGAAAGCATGCATTGATATTTCCAGCATCACACTTTGCAACTTCTAAGGAAAAATTAGAAATTGCTATAAAGAAAATAGAAGAGGAATTAGAAGAAAGAGTTAGAGAGCTTACAGCTGAAGATAAGTTATTAGAAGCTCAAAGAGTAAAACAAAGAACTAATTTTGATATAGAGATGATGAGAGAAGTTGGATATTGTAGTGGAATAGAAAATTATTCCAGGATTTTAGATGGAAGAAGAGCTGGAACGCCACCAAAGACATTAATAGATTATTTTCCAGAAGATTTTCTTTTGTTTATAGATGAAAGTCATGTTACTCTTCCACAAATTAAGGCTATGTATGGTGGTGATAAATCTAGAAAAGATAACTTAGTTCAGTATGGATTTAGGCTTCCTTGTGCATATGATAATAGACCTTTAAAATTTGAAGAATTTGAAGGTAAGCTAAATCAAACTATTTTTGTAAGTGCTACACCGTCACAATATGAATTTCAACATTCAACAAATATAGCAGAACAAATAATAAGACCAACAGGACTTTTAGATCCAGAGATTATAGTAAAGCCTATAAAGGGTCAAATTGATGATTTATATGCAAATATAAATGAAACTATAAGTAAAGGATTTAGAGTTTTAGTAACTACATTAACTAAAAAAATGTCAGAAGATTTAACAGAGTACTTAAAAGATATGGGAGTAAAAACTGAATATTTACATTCAAGTATTGATACTATAAAAAGAATGGAGATAATAAGAGATTTAAGAAAGGGGAAATTTGATGTTCTTGTAGGAATTAATCTTCTAAGAGAAGGACTTGATATTCCTGAGGTAGCACTAGTTGCTATATTAGATGCAGATAAAGAAGGATTTTTAAGATCAGAAACATCACTTATACAAACTATAGGAAGAGCTGCTAGAAATTCAGAAAGTAAAGTTATAATGTATGCAGATACTATAACTAAAGCTATGGATAAAGCTATTAGTGAAACAAATAGAAGAAGAAAAATTCAAATGCAATATAATGAAGAACATGGAATAGTACCTAGAACGATTTTAAAGGATATAAGGGATGTTATTCAAACAAAAGTATCAGAGGATAAACAAGAGTATATTGTAAATAATAAAGATACAATGAGCAAAGAACAAATAGAAAAACTTATAAATAAATATGAAAAAGAAATGAAAAAAGCGGCTAAAGAATTACAATTTGAAAAAGCAGCTGAAATAAGAGATGAAATACAAAAATTAAAGGAAGAGCTATAG
- a CDS encoding PDZ domain-containing protein: MNVVISTLRTVADAMVTSPYVFVLLMFLIVFYKYNSKIVSIQKMIIGEEVNSALELTISQIVLGIFGGGLASVITSYLGVAFDENTSIELMFFLSIFLMFIKPKYICFSYSGALLGFISILLEIMKRMYGVEVDKLKFLNIDVVALMTLVAVLHFVEGILVMIDGSRGAIPIFTKKEGKIIGGFALKRYWIMPVAIALIVNSNRYSLGEVISTSSWKTFLALSSPLNFMAGVAIFLMPFYGVIGYSSVTFTKNKKEKSMISGLLIMLYGVILFIFARLAILNIFFKIFVVIFAPTAHEAMLYIQRYGEVKQKPKYISDESGIMVLEVAPNSPASDMGIKSGDILLGVNNKRVFKEDDILKTVREASNIAWFKIKRSAGYLEEIKYRNDNNSKHLGIVFVPMNVPKEKVVLSMDDNKFSDVLNKLKQKNK, from the coding sequence ATGAATGTTGTAATAAGTACATTAAGAACTGTGGCAGATGCTATGGTTACATCTCCTTATGTTTTTGTATTGCTAATGTTTTTAATTGTATTCTATAAGTATAATAGTAAGATAGTTTCTATTCAAAAAATGATTATTGGAGAAGAAGTTAATTCTGCTTTAGAGCTTACAATATCCCAGATTGTATTAGGTATATTTGGAGGGGGATTAGCAAGTGTAATAACTAGTTATCTTGGGGTTGCATTTGATGAAAATACATCTATAGAATTAATGTTTTTCTTATCTATATTTCTTATGTTTATAAAGCCTAAATATATATGTTTTTCATATTCAGGGGCATTATTAGGTTTTATAAGCATTTTACTAGAAATTATGAAAAGAATGTATGGTGTAGAAGTAGATAAACTAAAATTTTTAAATATAGATGTTGTGGCATTAATGACATTAGTTGCTGTTTTGCATTTTGTAGAAGGAATTTTAGTAATGATAGATGGAAGTAGAGGGGCTATACCTATATTTACGAAAAAAGAGGGAAAGATAATTGGAGGATTTGCCCTTAAAAGATATTGGATTATGCCGGTGGCAATAGCTCTTATAGTAAATTCTAATAGATATTCTTTAGGAGAAGTTATCTCAACTAGTAGTTGGAAGACGTTTTTAGCACTATCATCACCTTTAAATTTCATGGCAGGGGTAGCAATATTTCTTATGCCATTCTATGGAGTTATAGGATATAGTAGTGTTACATTCACTAAAAATAAAAAAGAAAAATCTATGATTTCAGGGCTTTTAATAATGTTGTATGGTGTAATATTATTTATTTTTGCTAGACTTGCAATTTTAAATATATTCTTTAAAATATTTGTTGTAATATTTGCACCAACAGCACATGAAGCTATGTTATATATACAAAGATATGGAGAAGTGAAGCAGAAGCCTAAATATATAAGTGATGAAAGTGGAATTATGGTTTTAGAGGTAGCACCTAATTCACCAGCAAGTGATATGGGAATAAAGAGTGGAGATATACTTTTAGGTGTTAATAATAAAAGAGTATTTAAAGAAGATGATATTTTAAAAACAGTAAGGGAAGCATCAAATATTGCATGGTTTAAAATAAAGAGATCAGCAGGATATTTGGAGGAAATAAAATATAGAAATGATAATAATTCAAAACACCTAGGAATTGTATTTGTACCTATGAATGTACCTAAAGAAAAAGTTGTTTTAAGTATGGATGATAATAAATTTAGTGATGTATTAAATAAATTGAAACAGAAAAACAAATAA